The Gemmatimonadaceae bacterium genome contains the following window.
GGCCCGCATCTACGAGGCTAGCGGTCTGCGCACCGCCGCCGTGCAGGAGCTCTTTCTCGCCGACGACGCGACCTCGCTCTACGGGGGCGCGGCGCGGGAGCTGTGCCGCATCCTGGTCGGATTCTCGCCCGACGTGATCACGGCCGCGACTTCCTGCCGGCATAGCCTTGCGGCCTTGCAACGGCTCCGGTTCCGCCGCGACTATGATCTTCCGATCTATTGCTGGACGGGCACCGAGGTCCCCACGCCGGCCGCGACGCTCGCCGACGGCGCCCACGCCGAGTGGGCGTTCTTCCCATTACCGACGGCCGCCGAGGCGGCCTGGCTCGACGCGCGCTAGCGCGCCGCCACGAAGCGCGCGATCGCCTGAAGACTGCCGAGGTTGGCCTCGGTGATCTCGTCGTCGTTCAGCGTCACACCGAACTCCTCGTCGAGGAAGTTCATCACCTCGAGGACGCCCATCGAGTCCACGACGCCGGCCTTCATCAGGTCGTCGCCGTCATTGAGCTTGAAGTCTGGGCGCATATAGAGGAACTCGCGCTCAATGAACGCGCGCACCTTCGTGAGGATCTCGGACTCAGACTGCGACATCTACGGGTCTCCGGGGAAGTTCAGGGAATCTAGAGGGTCGCCGGCTCGGCATCGCGCATCACGACATCGGCCCCGGCAACCGGCAGCGGCGCCGGCAGCGGCGCCTCAAGGCACCGGCGGTGCCATACGTGGGTGGACAGAATGGCGACGACTGCCTGGTTCTCGCGGAAACCCATCGGCAGCCCCTTCGAGGCCCGGCGCACGAGTCCGGCGACGATATCGGCATCGAAGTAGCCCAGCGCGCGCACCGTCTCCGGCGAGGTCAACTCCTCCACCCAGGCAGGAGTGCTCGCCCCAAAGAACGACGGGGCATCCGGCGCGCGGTACGGCTGCTTGACGCGGTTGCGGATGCTCGGGGGCACCACGTCGCGGGCCCAACGGCGCAGGATCTCCTTCTCCCGCAGCCCAAGGAGCTTGGAGCTGGTTGGAAGGGCGGCGGCCAGCTCGTAGAGCCTGTGGTCGAGGAATGGATACCGGCCCTCGATGGCGTGCGCCATCCCCATGCGATCGCCCTGCGACGAGAGCAGGTATGGCGACAGCAGCGTCGTCATCTCGAGGTACGCGGCGCGATTCAGCGGCGACCAGCCGGCGAACGACGCCGGAAGCGCATCGCGGAGCTGTCCGAGCGCATCGTGACCCTCGATCTCGTCGCGCATCCCGGCACCGTAGAACTCCTTGATGCGTGAGGTCAGCGAGATGCGCGGCAGGTGCGAGAACAGCGGGTCGTCCGCCGACCCGGCATCGAGGAAGAAGCGCCGCCAGAAATCGCCGCCGCGGCCCTGACCGATCAGGTACGGATACACGCGGTCGAGCAGCCGTGGCCGCACGGTGCTGTCGGGCCGCCGCAGGCAGAACAGGCGGACCTGCACTTCCTTGAACAGGTCGTAGCCGAGCATCATCTCATCGGCGCCCTCGCCCGTAAGCACGACCTTGATGTCGCGCTCGCGCGTGAGCTTGGCCAAGAGATACATCGGCACGGGTGCCGTGC
Protein-coding sequences here:
- a CDS encoding acyl carrier protein, with protein sequence MSQSESEILTKVRAFIEREFLYMRPDFKLNDGDDLMKAGVVDSMGVLEVMNFLDEEFGVTLNDDEITEANLGSLQAIARFVAAR